The following proteins come from a genomic window of Helicobacter sp. MIT 99-5507:
- the flgG gene encoding flagellar basal-body rod protein FlgG — MIRALHTAATGMIGMQTQVDTTSNNIANVNTIGYKKQRAEFADLFYQTMQYAGTSTSQTTIAPTGIEIGLGVRPLAIAKHFSQGNPKETENNLDLAIMGRGFFQIEMPDGTTAYTRSGSFKLDNEGNIVTSEGYMLIPNITIPEDATQINIGTDGTISVLQANSTELNTIGQIETTIFINPAGLHSLGDNLYINTNASGEPINGIPGNEGFGMLRQGFIEMSNVKLVEEMTDLITGQRAYEANSKTIQTADSMLQTINGLKRA, encoded by the coding sequence ATGATTAGAGCATTACACACAGCCGCAACTGGAATGATAGGCATGCAAACACAAGTTGATACAACATCAAATAATATAGCAAATGTTAATACTATAGGATATAAAAAACAAAGGGCTGAATTTGCTGATTTATTTTATCAAACTATGCAATATGCCGGAACTTCAACTTCACAAACCACTATAGCACCAACAGGAATTGAAATCGGGCTTGGAGTAAGACCGCTAGCTATTGCTAAACATTTTTCACAAGGCAATCCAAAAGAAACAGAAAACAATCTAGATTTAGCCATAATGGGGAGAGGTTTTTTTCAAATTGAAATGCCAGATGGAACAACAGCTTATACAAGAAGTGGAAGTTTTAAGCTTGATAATGAAGGTAATATAGTAACAAGCGAAGGCTATATGCTAATACCAAATATCACAATACCAGAAGATGCAACACAAATAAACATCGGCACAGATGGAACAATAAGTGTTTTGCAAGCTAACTCAACAGAATTAAATACGATTGGACAAATAGAAACAACAATCTTTATAAATCCTGCAGGGCTTCACTCGCTAGGTGATAATCTATATATCAATACAAATGCTTCTGGTGAGCCAATAAATGGGATTCCAGGAAATGAAGGATTTGGTATGTTAAGGCAAGGATTTATTGAGATGAGTAATGTAAAATTAGTAGAAGAAATGACAGATTTAATTACTGGACAAAGAGCTTATGAGGCAAATTCAAAAACTATACAAACAGCAGATTCTATGTTGCAAACTATAAATGGGCTAAAGCGAGCATAA
- a CDS encoding CinA family protein — translation MREDLSKIVIEIFKKSNQTLSIAESCTGGLLSYQFTKISGASNVFVGSVVSYQNLAKMKILGVKKELLDLYSPYSNEVIEAMLQGIMNLTDSTFGLATSGLASGSNFRDIKVGDVFIGFKERNKDSIIIKKEFKGSREEVQLSASNVAIELLYNNIDKKY, via the coding sequence ATGAGAGAAGATTTATCCAAAATTGTAATAGAAATTTTTAAAAAAAGTAATCAAACTTTATCGATTGCAGAATCTTGCACAGGTGGTCTGCTTAGCTATCAATTTACAAAAATAAGCGGTGCTTCAAATGTATTTGTAGGAAGTGTTGTAAGCTATCAAAATCTAGCAAAAATGAAGATTCTAGGTGTAAAAAAAGAACTTTTGGATTTATATTCACCATATAGCAATGAGGTTATAGAAGCAATGTTGCAAGGCATTATGAATCTTACAGATTCTACTTTTGGGCTTGCTACAAGTGGTCTTGCAAGTGGTAGTAATTTTAGAGATATTAAAGTGGGAGATGTATTTATTGGATTTAAAGAGAGAAACAAAGATTCTATTATTATAAAAAAGGAATTTAAAGGCAGCAGGGAAGAAGTCCAATTAAGTGCTTCAAATGTAGCAATTGAATTATTATATAACAATATTGACAAAAAGTATTAA
- the ppk2 gene encoding polyphosphate kinase 2 has product MKKQITMRPEDNKENVYKDRNHKMVFKRKFYEQELYKLEIELLKLQKWVITNNKRILIIMEGRDGAGKGGTIKALTEKLNPRGFRIVALQKPTDSEKKDWYFKRYISELPKPGEIVLFDRSWYNRAGVERVMGFCTQEEYKEFIYQVLNLEQMLITSGLHIFKYFLNVSRNEQKRRIERRKTDPLRMWKLSSIDNKSLNLWDEYTDAFQKMFSRTHNAESPWIMVDSTDKKRARINIARDLLSKIDYDGKDQSKVCLLADPNIVSQYSQANFIKNNDKKKQDLKNKTQNK; this is encoded by the coding sequence ATGAAAAAACAAATAACAATGCGACCAGAGGATAATAAAGAAAATGTATATAAAGATCGTAATCATAAAATGGTTTTTAAAAGAAAATTTTATGAGCAAGAATTATACAAACTCGAAATTGAACTTTTAAAATTGCAAAAATGGGTGATAACAAATAATAAAAGAATTCTAATAATAATGGAAGGTAGAGATGGTGCAGGAAAAGGTGGAACTATAAAAGCGCTTACAGAGAAATTAAACCCTAGAGGATTTAGAATTGTTGCATTACAAAAGCCAACAGATTCTGAAAAAAAAGATTGGTATTTTAAAAGATATATTTCAGAGCTTCCAAAGCCCGGAGAAATCGTGTTATTTGATAGAAGTTGGTATAATCGTGCTGGGGTGGAGAGAGTGATGGGATTTTGCACGCAAGAAGAATATAAAGAATTTATATATCAAGTATTAAATCTTGAGCAAATGCTAATTACAAGTGGATTGCATATATTTAAATATTTTTTAAATGTATCGCGAAATGAGCAAAAAAGAAGGATTGAAAGACGAAAAACAGACCCACTTAGAATGTGGAAGCTAAGCTCTATTGATAACAAATCATTAAATCTATGGGATGAATATACAGATGCTTTTCAAAAAATGTTTTCACGTACACACAATGCAGAATCCCCATGGATTATGGTAGATTCTACAGATAAAAAAAGAGCAAGAATAAATATCGCTAGAGATTTATTATCAAAAATAGATTATGATGGCAAAGACCAAAGCAAAGTATGCCTTCTTGCAGACCCAAACATAGTAAGCCAATATTCTCAAGCAAATTTTATAAAAAATAATGATAAGAAAAAACAGGATTTAAAAAATAAAACTCAAAATAAATAA
- the recR gene encoding recombination mediator RecR, producing MKKDKFELLIEQLEQIPSIGRKSALKIAYTLAIENKVLALNLAHCLEDAVNNIQRCDICGGISQSSLCHICSDESRLYRGILCIVGNPKDILVIEEANVFDGFYLVIEELDSIDFKNIIANIKSYDVKEIIFAFSPSLASDAMILYIEEYLKGENLKFSKIAQGVPTGVGLDNIDKLSLSRALESRTKI from the coding sequence ATGAAAAAAGATAAATTTGAATTATTAATAGAGCAATTAGAGCAGATCCCAAGTATTGGTAGAAAATCTGCTCTAAAGATTGCATACACGCTTGCAATAGAAAATAAAGTTCTTGCACTAAATCTAGCACATTGTTTAGAAGATGCTGTGAATAATATCCAAAGATGTGATATTTGTGGTGGCATCAGTCAAAGCAGTCTTTGTCATATTTGTAGTGATGAAAGTCGTCTTTATCGTGGGATATTGTGTATAGTTGGAAATCCAAAAGATATATTAGTAATTGAAGAGGCAAATGTATTTGATGGATTCTATCTAGTCATAGAGGAACTAGATAGCATAGATTTTAAAAATATTATTGCAAATATAAAGTCTTATGATGTCAAAGAGATTATATTTGCTTTTAGTCCATCTCTTGCTAGTGATGCTATGATTTTATATATAGAAGAGTATTTAAAAGGTGAGAATCTTAAATTTTCTAAAATTGCACAAGGTGTGCCAACAGGTGTTGGTTTGGATAATATCGATAAACTCTCTTTATCTCGAGCACTAGAATCTAGGACTAAAATATAG
- the pflA gene encoding pyruvate formate-lyase-activating protein — MSKINKEEILNNYKKIKGRVHSIETFGAVDGPGIRFVLFLQGCYLRCLYCHNPDSWNPQGGTEISAKNILKNILAYKKFYKNGGVTISGGEPLFQHEFLYSLLEALEILGFHTAIDTNGFIDLKYSKKCIDKANMLLLDIKEVDENDCIVLTEHSNQNTLKTLEYAQSINKCVWIRYVCVPGYTLSIDKIHKLGELLNKYSCIQKVQLIPFHQLGSYKYKELQIQYKLENTRVPTNDEMIEAQNILRQYNIPL, encoded by the coding sequence ATGTCAAAAATAAATAAAGAAGAGATACTAAATAATTATAAAAAAATAAAAGGCAGGGTTCATTCAATTGAGACTTTTGGTGCAGTTGATGGACCTGGGATAAGATTTGTATTATTTTTACAAGGTTGTTATTTAAGATGTCTTTATTGCCATAATCCAGATTCTTGGAATCCACAAGGTGGCACAGAAATAAGTGCAAAAAATATATTAAAAAATATACTTGCCTACAAGAAATTCTACAAAAATGGTGGTGTAACCATATCAGGTGGAGAGCCTTTGTTTCAACATGAATTTTTATATTCATTGCTTGAAGCACTTGAGATTCTAGGATTTCACACTGCTATTGATACAAATGGTTTTATTGATTTAAAGTATTCAAAAAAGTGCATAGATAAAGCAAATATGTTGCTTCTTGATATAAAAGAAGTTGATGAAAATGACTGCATTGTTTTAACCGAGCATAGCAATCAAAATACACTAAAGACATTAGAATATGCACAAAGCATCAATAAATGTGTATGGATAAGGTATGTTTGTGTTCCTGGATATACTTTAAGCATAGATAAGATACATAAATTAGGGGAATTATTAAATAAATATTCTTGTATTCAAAAAGTTCAGTTAATACCATTTCACCAATTAGGCAGTTATAAATATAAAGAATTGCAGATTCAATATAAATTAGAAAATACAAGAGTGCCGACAAATGATGAAATGATTGAGGCACAAAATATATTAAGACAATACAATATTCCATTGTAA